A genomic region of Rheinheimera sp. MMS21-TC3 contains the following coding sequences:
- the rpsO gene encoding 30S ribosomal protein S15, translated as MSLNAAEKAKIVAEYATKEGDTGSPEVQVALLTATIAHLQGHFAEHKHDHHSRRGLLRMVSQRRKLLDYLKGKNQERYATLIKRLGLRR; from the coding sequence ATGTCATTAAATGCTGCAGAAAAAGCAAAAATTGTTGCTGAATACGCAACTAAAGAAGGCGATACAGGTTCACCAGAAGTACAGGTAGCCTTATTAACTGCAACTATTGCCCATTTACAAGGTCACTTTGCTGAACATAAACACGATCACCACTCACGTCGTGGTTTGTTACGCATGGTAAGCCAGCGTCGTAAATTATTGGATTACTTAAAAGGTAAAAACCAAGAGCGTTACGCAACATTAATTAAGCGCTTAGGCTTACGCCGTTAA
- the truB gene encoding tRNA pseudouridine(55) synthase TruB produces MARRNARSVNGILLLDKPLDISSNGILQRVRWLYQAKKAGHTGALDPMASGLLPLCFGEATKFSQFLLDTDKTYQVEAKFGIRTTTSDAEGEVISTKPVQHNQAILEQAMQAFRGDILQVPTMFSALKYQGQPLYRYARQGITVPREARPISIYRFELVSFTPEVARFVVHCSKGTYIRTLIDDLGEALGCGAHVSALHRTQVGPFDIQQAYTVPAIEQATLPCHDSKDFSSVDALLLPVDAGLVGLAELVLSAAEQKKVQHGQSFDTELESCAAIKLYSASQQFLGIGQIIDGVLSSRRLLNTAS; encoded by the coding sequence ATGGCACGTCGTAATGCGCGTTCAGTCAATGGCATCTTGCTATTAGACAAGCCGTTAGATATCAGCAGCAACGGTATTTTGCAGCGAGTGCGCTGGTTGTATCAAGCGAAAAAAGCCGGCCATACCGGAGCTCTAGATCCTATGGCGTCGGGTTTATTGCCGTTATGTTTTGGCGAAGCAACAAAATTTAGCCAGTTCTTATTAGATACCGATAAAACTTATCAGGTCGAGGCAAAATTTGGTATTCGCACCACGACCAGTGATGCCGAAGGTGAAGTGATTAGTACTAAGCCAGTGCAACATAACCAAGCTATTTTAGAGCAGGCTATGCAAGCATTTCGCGGCGATATTTTGCAAGTGCCAACTATGTTCTCAGCGCTAAAATATCAAGGCCAGCCTTTGTATCGCTATGCGCGTCAGGGCATTACGGTGCCAAGAGAAGCGCGGCCAATTAGTATCTACCGTTTTGAATTAGTGAGCTTTACACCTGAAGTTGCCCGCTTTGTTGTTCATTGCAGTAAAGGTACCTATATTAGAACCTTAATTGACGATTTAGGCGAAGCTTTAGGCTGTGGTGCGCATGTATCGGCGTTGCATCGCACTCAAGTGGGCCCGTTTGATATACAGCAAGCCTATACAGTGCCAGCTATTGAGCAGGCAACCTTGCCATGTCATGACAGTAAAGACTTTAGCTCGGTTGATGCTTTATTGTTGCCTGTTGATGCAGGGCTAGTTGGCTTAGCTGAATTAGTGCTATCAGCTGCCGAGCAGAAAAAAGTTCAACATGGTCAAAGTTTTGATACTGAGTTAGAAAGTTGTGCTGCTATTAAATTATATAGTGCAAGCCAGCAGTTTTTAGGTATTGGGCAAATAATTGATGGCGTATTAAGCTCGCGTCGCTTATTGAATACAGCAAGCTGA
- the rbfA gene encoding 30S ribosome-binding factor RbfA yields MGKEFSRVDRLSQQMKKEMAVILQREIKDPRLHTMITVSDVEVSRDLSHAKIFVTFLGLEDEKVADNLKILNDASGFVRKLIGKRIQSRIVPNIRFSHDASLNEGIRMATLVANARRDDDKRRLDSGQALDDADANAVDDTITDMQSDSEESNN; encoded by the coding sequence ATGGGTAAAGAATTTTCTCGCGTTGATCGTCTATCACAACAGATGAAAAAAGAGATGGCGGTAATTTTACAACGTGAAATTAAAGATCCGCGTTTACATACTATGATCACAGTGTCAGATGTTGAAGTGTCACGAGACTTATCTCACGCTAAAATCTTTGTTACTTTTTTAGGTCTAGAAGATGAAAAAGTGGCCGACAACTTAAAGATACTCAATGACGCTTCAGGTTTTGTGCGTAAGCTTATTGGCAAGCGAATTCAGTCACGGATTGTGCCTAATATTCGTTTTAGCCACGATGCCTCACTGAATGAAGGGATCCGTATGGCAACTCTAGTTGCTAACGCCCGTCGTGACGATGATAAGCGCCGTTTAGACTCAGGCCAAGCGCTAGATGACGCAGATGCAAATGCTGTAGACGACACTATTACTGATATGCAATCTGATAGTGAAGAGTCGAACAACTAA
- the infB gene encoding translation initiation factor IF-2 — protein MAEVTIEKLASDVGTTVDRLVLQFAEAGIKKTAGQMVSEDEKKSLLEHLSGQHGGRSAEPSRLTLQRKEKSTLSVASGGGRNREITVEVRKQRTYVKKPQLDEAELKAQEEARIAEQQAQAEADKARAEAERVAKEEAAVKAKEEADRKAAEAKRREEAKQTQQVKDDPEEAARRAAKEEARKEAERIRQQQEAEALRKLEEDAKKQIEAARKLAEENSERWAAEAKKPVESDDYHLTSNEFAKEAEDEVDAKEERAGRRGAGKKAPPKNKKKDDANDREAFNRANRHSKKKKTPTSMQHGFNKPAQPVEREVRIGETITVAELASKMAVKATEVIKVMMKMGAMATINQVIDQETAAIVCEEMGHKCTLTKENELEEAVMSVREGEGKLEPRAPVVTVMGHVDHGKTSLLDYIRKAKVASGEAGGITQHIGAYHVKTERGVVTFLDTPGHAAFTSMRSRGAKSTDIVILVVAADDGVMPQTKEAIQHAKAAGVPIVVAVNKIDKPEADPDRVRNELSQYDVISEEWGGDTQFVQVSAKAGIGIDELLEAVLNQSELLELTAVRDGMARGVVIESRLDKGRGPVASILVQHGTLKQGEIVLCGFEYGRVRAMRDENGKEVKSAGPSIPVEILGLSGVPQAGDEVTVVKDERKAREVALYRQGKFRDIKLARQQKSKLENMFANMTEGDVSELNIVLKADVQGSVEAIIESLMKLSTDEVKVKIIGSGVGGITETDVTLAAASSAIIIGFNVRADGTARKLIDEEGLDLRYYGIIYELLDEIKQAMTGMLAPEFKQEIIGLAQVRDVFRSPKFGAVAGCMVTEGVIKRSAPIRVLRDNVVIYEGELESLRRFKDDVSEVRNGYECGIGVKNYNDVRAGDQIEVFEVVQVERTL, from the coding sequence ATGGCAGAAGTCACTATAGAAAAACTAGCCAGTGATGTCGGTACTACTGTTGATCGGTTAGTACTACAATTCGCTGAAGCAGGTATTAAAAAAACTGCAGGTCAAATGGTAAGTGAAGATGAAAAGAAATCTTTGCTTGAGCATTTAAGTGGTCAGCATGGTGGACGTTCGGCAGAGCCGTCTCGTCTAACTTTGCAACGTAAAGAAAAGTCAACTTTAAGTGTTGCTAGTGGTGGTGGCCGTAATCGTGAAATAACGGTCGAAGTTCGCAAACAGCGTACTTATGTTAAAAAACCACAGCTTGATGAAGCAGAACTTAAAGCACAAGAAGAAGCACGTATTGCCGAGCAACAGGCCCAAGCCGAAGCTGATAAAGCACGTGCTGAAGCAGAGCGAGTAGCGAAAGAAGAAGCTGCTGTAAAAGCAAAAGAAGAAGCCGATCGTAAAGCAGCAGAAGCTAAGCGTCGTGAAGAAGCTAAACAGACTCAGCAAGTGAAAGACGATCCTGAAGAAGCAGCACGTCGCGCGGCTAAAGAAGAAGCGCGTAAAGAAGCTGAGCGTATTCGTCAGCAACAAGAAGCTGAAGCGCTACGCAAGCTTGAAGAAGATGCGAAAAAGCAAATAGAAGCTGCTCGTAAATTAGCAGAAGAAAATAGCGAACGTTGGGCTGCAGAAGCAAAGAAACCTGTGGAAAGTGATGATTATCACTTAACCAGCAACGAATTTGCTAAAGAAGCGGAAGACGAAGTGGATGCTAAAGAAGAGCGTGCAGGTCGTCGCGGTGCCGGTAAAAAAGCACCACCTAAAAATAAAAAGAAAGATGATGCTAACGATAGAGAAGCCTTTAATCGCGCTAATCGTCATTCTAAGAAAAAGAAAACGCCAACCAGTATGCAGCATGGCTTTAATAAGCCGGCCCAGCCAGTTGAGCGCGAAGTTAGAATTGGTGAAACCATCACTGTTGCTGAATTAGCATCAAAAATGGCGGTTAAAGCCACAGAAGTAATTAAAGTTATGATGAAAATGGGCGCTATGGCGACCATTAACCAAGTTATCGATCAAGAAACAGCCGCTATTGTTTGTGAAGAAATGGGTCACAAATGTACCCTAACCAAAGAAAACGAACTTGAAGAAGCAGTAATGTCAGTTCGTGAAGGTGAAGGTAAACTTGAGCCTAGAGCGCCTGTTGTGACTGTTATGGGCCACGTTGACCATGGTAAAACATCATTACTAGACTATATTCGTAAAGCAAAAGTTGCCTCAGGTGAAGCTGGTGGTATTACCCAGCATATTGGTGCTTACCATGTTAAAACTGAACGTGGTGTGGTGACATTTTTAGATACACCAGGCCACGCTGCCTTTACGTCAATGCGTTCACGTGGTGCTAAATCAACAGATATCGTTATCTTAGTAGTAGCGGCAGATGATGGCGTTATGCCGCAAACTAAAGAAGCCATTCAGCATGCGAAAGCTGCAGGTGTGCCAATCGTAGTTGCTGTTAACAAGATTGATAAGCCTGAAGCTGATCCTGACAGAGTGCGTAACGAACTATCTCAATACGATGTTATTTCAGAAGAGTGGGGCGGTGATACTCAGTTTGTTCAAGTATCAGCTAAAGCCGGTATAGGTATTGATGAGCTGCTTGAAGCAGTACTTAACCAATCTGAATTGCTTGAGTTAACAGCTGTTCGTGATGGTATGGCTCGTGGTGTTGTTATTGAATCACGTTTAGACAAAGGCCGTGGCCCAGTCGCCTCTATCTTGGTTCAGCACGGTACCTTAAAGCAAGGCGAAATTGTGCTTTGTGGTTTTGAATATGGCCGCGTGCGTGCGATGCGCGATGAAAATGGTAAAGAAGTGAAATCTGCTGGTCCATCAATTCCAGTTGAAATCCTTGGCTTATCAGGCGTGCCACAAGCAGGTGATGAAGTTACTGTTGTTAAAGATGAGCGTAAAGCGCGTGAAGTGGCTTTATACCGTCAAGGTAAGTTCCGCGATATTAAATTAGCGCGTCAGCAAAAATCAAAACTTGAAAACATGTTTGCCAACATGACAGAAGGTGACGTTTCAGAGCTTAATATCGTACTTAAAGCCGATGTCCAAGGTTCAGTTGAAGCTATTATTGAATCATTAATGAAGCTATCGACTGATGAAGTTAAAGTTAAAATTATCGGTAGTGGTGTAGGTGGTATTACCGAAACTGACGTGACTTTAGCTGCGGCTTCATCGGCTATTATCATCGGCTTTAACGTTCGTGCTGACGGTACCGCGCGTAAACTGATTGATGAAGAAGGTTTAGATTTACGTTACTACGGTATTATCTATGAACTACTAGATGAAATTAAGCAAGCGATGACAGGTATGTTAGCGCCAGAGTTTAAACAAGAGATTATTGGTTTAGCTCAGGTTCGTGATGTATTCCGTTCGCCTAAATTTGGTGCTGTTGCGGGTTGTATGGTAACTGAGGGTGTGATTAAGCGCTCTGCACCTATCCGCGTATTACGTGATAACGTGGTAATATATGAAGGTGAGCTAGAATCATTACGTCGCTTTAAAGATGATGTTAGTGAAGTTCGTAATGGTTACGAGTGTGGTATCGGTGTTAAGAACTACAACGATGTGCGCGCTGGCGACCAGATAGAAGTCTTTGAAGTGGTACAAGTAGAACGTACCCTGTAA